A stretch of DNA from Roseovarius sp. M141:
GGTGGCTGGATTCTGCGCGCCGAATACTTCATGTCGCAGCGCTATCGCATGACGGACGCGGAATTTGCTGAACGGGTGGAGCTATGGGATTGATCGGCAAGATCCTGACGACGCTGTTTGGCGACAATCGCAACGTGGTTGCGCGCACGGCTGAGGTCTTTCGCGAAAACGCCGAGGCCGGTGCGGCCCGGCAAACAGCCGAGAGGGGCGCAGCCCTGTCCCAGTTCGAGGGTGAATTTGCCGCTGCGCGGGCTGGCTGGTTTGACCGGTTCATGGACGGGGTCAACCGTCTGCCGCGCCCGGCGATGGCGCTGGGGACGATGGGCCTTTTTGTTGCGGCGATGGTCGATCCGGTTTGGTTTGCGGCGCGCATGCAGGGTATCGCGCTGGTGCCTGAGCCGCTGTGGTGGCTGCTGGGGGTGATCGTATCGTTCTATTTCGGTGCGCGTCATCAGTTCAAAGGCCAAAACTTCCAGCGTTCCATCGTGCAGAGCGCCGCGCGCGCCCCTCAGATCGCGGCCAGCATAGAGGCGCTGGAGCGCGCGCATCCCACGCGCCCGCACGTTGCCGATACCGGTAGCGATGCGGATGCCGCCCTGACCGTGACCCGGCCCGAGGCAAATCCGGCCCTGCAAGCGTGGCGCGGGCGCGAGCGCTGACAGTGCCCGCGACAATCTGAACCGCCCCGCGCGCGCGAATCCCTTGGTCGCGGGGCGGCGCGCGGGTTATACAGCGGGCATGATTACAGAACTCGGCCATTTCGCCCTTATTCTAGCCTTCGCCATTGCATGCGTTCAGGCCACAGTCCCACTGATCGGCGCGCAAAAGCGCTGGAGCGGGTGGATGGCCGTGGGCGACACTGCGGCGGGCCTGCAATTTTTGATGATTGCGGTCTCCTTTGCGGCGCTGACGCATGCCTTTGTCACCTCGGATTTCTCGCTGCGGTTGGTCACGCTGAACAGCCACTCGGCAAAGCCGATGCTGTACAAGATCACCGGCGTTTGGGGCAATCATGAGGGGTCCATGCTGCTATGGGTGCTGATCGTAGCACTTTTTGGGGCCTGCGCTGCGTGGTTCGGGGGCAATTTGCCGCCCAGCTTGCGGGCGCGGGTTCTGGCGGTGCAGGGGATGATAGGCGTGGCATTTCTTGCCTTTATCATCTTTACCTCGAATCCGTTTTTGCGCCTGGCAATGCCGCCGCTGGACGGGCAGGATCTGAACCCGCTGCTGCAGGATCCCGGCCTCGCGTTTCATCCGCCGTTTTTGTACGGGGGCTATGTCGGTCTATCGATGACGTTCAGCTTTGCCATTGCTGCCCTGATCGAGGGGCGCGTTGATGCGGCTTGGGGCCGCTGGGTGCGGCCCTATACGCTGGCCGCATGGATTTTTCTAACCATCGGGATCGCCTTGGGTAGTTGGTGGGCTTATTACGAGCTGGGCTGGGGCGGTTTCTGGTTCTGGGATCCGGTGGAAAACGCCAGCTTCATGCCTTGGCTGATCGCTGCGGCCCTGTTGCACTCGGCCATCGTTGTGGAAAAGCGGGAAAGCCTGAAAAGCTGGACAATCCTGCTGGCCATCATTGCCTTCGGTTTTTCCATGATCGGCGCGTTCATTACGCGCTCGGGCGTCCTGACCTCGGTTCATGCCTTTGCGAACGACCCGGAGCGGGGGATGTTCCTGCTGGGCATTACCGCGATCTTCATGATGGGCGGACTGACGATGTTCGCCGCACGCGCCAACGTGATGCAGGCGCGCGGGGTCTTTTCGCTCAGCAGTCGCGAATCGATGCTGCTGGTGAACAACGTTCTGCTGGGCGTCGCGGCCTTTGTCGTATTTGTCGGAACGATCTGGCCGCTGGTGTCAGAGCTGTTCTTTGACCGCAAACTATCGGTTGGCGCGCCGTTTTTTGACAAGGCGTTCACACCCTTCATGATCCTTTTGGGTCTGGCGCTGCCGATTGGCGCGATGATGCCGTGGAAGCGCGGCCAGATGCGGCGCGCCTTGCGCCAACTGGCCCCGGCGGCGACGCTGGCAATTGCGGTGCTGGGCCTTGCATGGACCATGCAGGGCGGGCGCAGCCTGCTGGGCCCCTTTGGGTTGATGCTGGGCACCTGGCTGGTGGCCGGGGCGGCGACGGATCTATGGTCGCGCACTGGCACAGGCGGGATTTCAGGGCGATTTGGCCGTCTGCGGCGGTTGCCGCGCGCCGATTGGGGCAAGGCAGTGGCGCATGCAGGCCTGGGTGTCACGATGGCGGGCGTTGCAGGCGTACTGGCCTGGCAGACCGAAGATATCCGCGTGGTCGAAACCGGCGACAGCTTCGATCTGTCGGGCTATACGCTGACGCTGACGGATGTGCGGCAGGAAAACGGGCCCAACTACGGCGCGACCATCGCCGACGTCACCCTCGTGCGGGGTGACCGGATAATTTCAACCCTGCATCCTGAAAAGCGATACTATCCCGTCGCGGACATGCCGACGACCGAGGCGGCGATCGACATCGGGTTTTTCCGCGACGTTTACGTCGTGATCGGCGATCCGCAGGACGGGGGCGGCTGGGCGATGCGCAGCTACTACAAACCGCTGGCAAACTGGATCTGGGGCGGTGCATTGCTGATGGCCCTCGGCGGCGGGCTGTCGCTCAGCGACCGGCGCTATCGCGTGGCTGCCGGCGCGCGCAAGGCCGCACCCGCAGCAAAGGTGCCAGCGGAATGAGGCGGCTGGTGCTGATCCTGTGCTTGCTGGCCGGCCCGCTTGCCGCCGTGCAGCCCAACGAAATGCTGGACGATCCAGCGCTCGAGGCACGGGCGCGCGATATCTCAAAGGGGCTGCGTTGCCTGGTCTGCCAGAACGAGAATATCGATGATTCGAACGCCTCGCTTGCGCATGACCTGCGCGTTCTGGTGCGCGACCGGCTGACCGCCGGAGATAGCGACGCCGAAACTGTCGATTTCATCGTGGATCGGTACGGCGAATATGTGCTGCTAGAGCCACGCGCGACCGGTAGCACGCTGGCATTGTGGCTGGCAGGACCTGCAATGCTGCTGCTGGGCGCGGGCGTTGCATTGGCTTATGTCCGAAGGCGCGGTCGCGCTGCGCCGGAAGATGCCCGTTTGAGCGAAGACGAGACCGCCCGGCTGCGTGATATCCTGAAAGAATGAGGCCCCCATGAAGGACTACGCGACCATAACGCTGGATATTGCAGATGATATCGCAGTGCTGCGGCTGAACCGCCCGGACAAGATGAACGCGTTGAACACGGTCATGCGTGCCGAAATCACTGATGCCACAGCTTTTGCCAGCCGCAGTGCGCGTGCTCTGGTGCTGACCGGCAACGGCAGGGCATTTTGCGCGGGTCAGGATCTGAGCGATGCAGGAACCGCCGCCGCGCTGGATCTGGAGCGCGTGCTGCGCGACGAATATGTGCCCATGCTGCGCGCCATCGGGGATTGTCCGATCCCCACTATTGCCGCCGTCAATGGCCCCGCAGCCGGGGCCGGCGCCAACCTTGCCCTGTCTGCCGATGTGGTGATCGCGGCGCACAGTGCGTATTTCATGCAGGCCTTCACGCGTATCGGCTTGATGCCGGATGCGGGCGGAACTTACTGGCTGCCTCGCCAGATCGGCGCGGCCAAGGCGATGGGCGCAGCCCTCTTTGCCGAGCCGATCAGCGCTGTCGATGCTGCCAGGTGGGGTATGATCTGGGAGGCCGTGCCTGATATGGATTTCGACGCCCACTGGCGCGCCCGCGCCGCGCATCTGGCAGCCGGCCCGACCGAAAGCTACCGCCACCTGAAGACCGCGATCCGCGGCAGTTGGGACAACAGCCATGACACACAGCTCGATCTGGAAGCACGGTTGCAGGGCGCCTGCGGTCAAACGCGCGACTTCAAAGAGGGGATCGTTGCTTTTCTGGACAAGCGCGCCGCCCAATTCGAGGGACGCTGACCCCGACACCGCGAGGGTCTCTTGCTTCTGGGCGAGGAGACACTGATCGCAAAAAATGTAGAAATCAGCCCTTTCTTCTTGCTAAAAATATCCCCGCCGGAGGCATAATTGTTCTGACTTATACATATGCAAAAGGCGCACCCGATACGGATGCGCCTTTGTCGTTTCAAAGGGCCGCTTTAGCGGTTTTCAATATCGACGTAGTCGCGAAGAGTCGCGCCGACATATAGCTGGCGGGGGCGTCCGATTTTCAGTTGCGGATCGGCAATCATTTCCTTCCACTGCGAAATCCAGCCCACCGTGCGCGACACGGCAAAGATCGCCGTGAACATCGAGGTCGGGAACCCCATCGCCTCGAGAATGATGCCCGAATAGAAATCGACGTTCGGGAACAGCTTCTTCTCGGCAAAGTATGGATCGTCGAGCGCCTGTCTTTCCAGCTCTTTGGCCACTTGGAGCGTCGGGTTGTCCTCAATCCCCATCAGCTCCAGAACCTCGTCGGCTGATTGCTTCATCACCGTCGCGCGGGGATCGAAATTCTTGTAGACGCGGTGGCCAAAGCCCATCAGGCGGAAGGGATCGTTCTTGTCCTTGGCACGTGCGATGAATTCCGGGATGCGGTCGACAGTCCCGATTTCGCGCAGCATCTCCAGGCAGGCCTGATTGGCGCCGCCATGGGCCGGACCCCAAAGGCAGGCGATGCCGGCCGCGATACAGGCAAACGGATTCGCGCCCGAGGACGACGCCAAACGCACTGTCGACGTCGAGGCGTTTTGTTCGTGATCCGCGTGCAGGGTAAAGATACGGTCCATGGCACGGCTCAGGATCGGGTTTACCTCGTAATCCTCGGACGGAACGGCAAAGCACATGCGCAGGAAGTTCGACGCATAGTCAAGCTCGTTGCGTGGGTAGATGAATGGCTGACCGATGGTGTATTTATAGGCCATCGCCGCGATTGTCGGCATCTTGGCGATCATGCGCACCGAAGCCACCTCGCGCTGCCACGGATCGTTCACATCGGTGCTGTCATGATAGAATGCGCTGAGCGCGCCGACGACGCCAACCATGATGGCCATCGGGGGCGCGTCACGGCGAAAACCGCGGAAAAGAAAATGCAGCTGCTCGTGCAGCATCGTGTGTTTCGTCACGCGGCTCTCGAAATCCTCCAGCTGCGCGGCCGAGGGCAATTCGCCGTAAAGCAGCAGGTAGCAAACTTCGAGATAATGGGAATTTCCGGCCAGCTGTTCGATCGGATAGCCACGATGCAGCAATTCGCCCTTTTCGCCGTCAATAAAGGTGATGGTGCTGTCGCAGCTGGCGGTCGATGTGAAACCCGGATCGTAGGTAAAGACGCCTGCCTGACCGTACAGCTTGCGAATGTCGATCACGTCCGGCCCCAATGTGGGCGAATGAACCGGCAGCTCGTATTCTTTGCCGTTAAGATTTAGCGTTGCGGATTTCTGGTCATCGGCCATTCAGCGCTCTCCTTGTTGCAGCCCGCGTGCCACCGAGGCAGCACGGGCTGGATAAATCCAATGGCCTTCAAGAGTGGTTAACCGCTCTGTTGGCCTGCATCAGTCAGACGGCCCAGCGTCTCGGCCTGTCCAAGCACCAGCATCATGTCAAATACACTAGGCGTTGCACTACGTCCTGCCAATGCAGCTCTTAGGGGTCCGGCCATCTTGCCGAACTTGGTGCCACGATCCTCGGCGAATTGGGTCGTCAACTCTTCTAGGCTGTCACGATTCCAAGTAGCATTTTGCAGGTGCGGCGTCAATTCTTTGAGCATACCGCGGGATACCGAGTCGAGTTGCGCGGCCGCTTTATCATCGGGTTCAATGGGGCGGGAGGCAAGGATAAATTGCGCTTTATCAATTAGTTCGGGGAAAGTGCGCGCGCGTTCCTTCAGGCAGTACATGCCGTCCAGAAACAACGCTGATTGCGGCGCGGTCAGGGGGGGCTGATCGGTGATGTCGAGGAAGCTCTGCAATTCATGCAGCAGCGCAGCATCCGGCATCGCCGCCATATGTTGCCCGCAGATATTTTCAAGTTTCTTGAAGTCAAACCGCGCTGCGGCCTTGCCGATACCGCTCAGATCGAACCATGCCTGCGCCTGCGCGTCGGTGAAGAACTCGTCATCCCCATGGCTCCAGCCGAGGCGCGCAAGGTAGTTGCGCATGCCGGCAGCAGGATAGCCCATCTGGCGATATTCCTGCGTTCCCAGCGCGCCGTGACGCTTGCTCAGTTTCTTGCCATCAGGGCCGTGGATCAGCGGGATATGGGCGTAGACGGGCAGGGGCCAGCCCATCGCGTGATAGATCATCATTTGCCGCGCGGCGTTGTTCAGATGGTCGTCGCCGCGGATGACATGAGTGACACCCATGTCATGATCGTCGACCGCAACCGCCAGCATGTAGACCGGCGTACCGTCCGAGCGCAGCAAGACCATGTCGTCCAGCTGCTCGTTGCGAATGGTGACATCACCTTGCACGGCATCGTTTATGATCGTGGCGCCGTCGCGCGGGGCCTTGATGCGGATGACATGGGGCAGGTCGGGATGTGTTTCAGGTGCCGCGTCGCGCCACGGGCTGCGGTAAATCGTCGAGCGGCCCTCGGCCTTGGCCGCGTCGCGGAAGGTCTGGATCTCGTCCTGCGTGGCGAAACATTTATAGGCGGCGCCCGCCTTTAACATCTGCTGTGCGACTTCGGCATGGCGCCCGGCGCGACCGAACTGGCTGACAACCTCGCCGTCGTGGTCCAGACCCATCCACGCCATGCCGTCCAGAATGGCCTGGGTCGCCTCGGGGGTCGAACGGGCGCGGTCCGTATCCTCGATCCGCAGCAGGAATTTACCCCCGCGCGCCCGCGCGAACAGCCAGTTGAACAGCGCCGTGCGCGCCCCGCCGATATGCAGATAGCCGGTGGGCGAGGGGGCGAAACGGGTCACGACCTGTTGGGACATGGGGGCTATTAACCTTTCGGTAACGATGTGGGGGCTAGGATGGCGTCTGTCTAGCGGCCCACCGAAGGGGAAACAAGTGGCGGCGGTCTGGGGCCATCTTACGCACGCGCTGCTTTTGCAACGGGGTCATTTTTTTGGCTGGGCGCCGGTGTGCCTTGGCACGGGGATCGCGATCTATTTCGCCTTGCGGATTGAACCCTCGCTTTGGGTCTATGCCGGGCTCGGTGCGCTGATCATCGCATGCCTTGGCTTTGCGCGCGTGCTTGGCCATGCAGCGGGACCATTGGCAATCGGCGCGGCGCTGATCTTGACCGGGGTCATTCTGGCGGGCGCGCGGGCGCATGTCGTTGGCGGGCCGGTGTTGGGCTGGCGGTATTACGGCCCGGTCGAAGGGCGCGTGGTCGGCATCGATCGGTCGGCGTCGGACGCGGTGCGCGTCACCCTGGACCGCGTAAGCCTGCGCGACGTCGCACCGATGCGCACGCCCAAACGCGTGCGCGTGTCGCTTCATTCCGGCATCACTGGTGCCGTTCCGGTTCCTGGACTCAACTTGGGGGCGACCGCCCATTTGTCGCCGCCCTCCGGCCCGGTCGAACCGGGCGGATTTGATTTCCAGCGTCACGCCTGGTTTCAGGGTCTCGGCGCGGTCGGATATACGCGCGTTCCGCTGGTTGCGCTGGCGCCTCCGGACAATGTCCAGCCGATGTTTGCAATCCGCATGGCGCTGTCGACCCATGTGCAGGCTGTATTGCCGGGCGAGGCCGGGGCATTTGCCGCCGCCATCATGACCGGCGACCGCTCTGGTATGGGGCAGGAGACGTTGACGGCGCTGCGCGTATCAAATCTGGCGCATCTGCTGGCCATTTCCGGCCTGCACATGGGCCTTTTGACAGCGTTTGTCTTTGCCGCTTTCCGGTATGGGCTGGCCCTGGTACCGTGGCTGGCACTGCGCGCCCCGGTCAAGCCGTTGGCGGCGGCGCTGGCGCTGGTCGTCGCGGCCTTTTACCTGGGCCTGTCGGGGGGCAGCATCGCAACCGAGCGGGCTTTTATCATGGTGGCGGTCATGCTGGTGGCGGTCATGCTCGGCCGCCGCGCGCTCAGCCTGCGGGCGGTGGCGCTGGCGGCATTGGTCGTGCTCTG
This window harbors:
- a CDS encoding heme lyase CcmF/NrfE family subunit — encoded protein: MITELGHFALILAFAIACVQATVPLIGAQKRWSGWMAVGDTAAGLQFLMIAVSFAALTHAFVTSDFSLRLVTLNSHSAKPMLYKITGVWGNHEGSMLLWVLIVALFGACAAWFGGNLPPSLRARVLAVQGMIGVAFLAFIIFTSNPFLRLAMPPLDGQDLNPLLQDPGLAFHPPFLYGGYVGLSMTFSFAIAALIEGRVDAAWGRWVRPYTLAAWIFLTIGIALGSWWAYYELGWGGFWFWDPVENASFMPWLIAAALLHSAIVVEKRESLKSWTILLAIIAFGFSMIGAFITRSGVLTSVHAFANDPERGMFLLGITAIFMMGGLTMFAARANVMQARGVFSLSSRESMLLVNNVLLGVAAFVVFVGTIWPLVSELFFDRKLSVGAPFFDKAFTPFMILLGLALPIGAMMPWKRGQMRRALRQLAPAATLAIAVLGLAWTMQGGRSLLGPFGLMLGTWLVAGAATDLWSRTGTGGISGRFGRLRRLPRADWGKAVAHAGLGVTMAGVAGVLAWQTEDIRVVETGDSFDLSGYTLTLTDVRQENGPNYGATIADVTLVRGDRIISTLHPEKRYYPVADMPTTEAAIDIGFFRDVYVVIGDPQDGGGWAMRSYYKPLANWIWGGALLMALGGGLSLSDRRYRVAAGARKAAPAAKVPAE
- a CDS encoding ComEC/Rec2 family competence protein — encoded protein: MAAVWGHLTHALLLQRGHFFGWAPVCLGTGIAIYFALRIEPSLWVYAGLGALIIACLGFARVLGHAAGPLAIGAALILTGVILAGARAHVVGGPVLGWRYYGPVEGRVVGIDRSASDAVRVTLDRVSLRDVAPMRTPKRVRVSLHSGITGAVPVPGLNLGATAHLSPPSGPVEPGGFDFQRHAWFQGLGAVGYTRVPLVALAPPDNVQPMFAIRMALSTHVQAVLPGEAGAFAAAIMTGDRSGMGQETLTALRVSNLAHLLAISGLHMGLLTAFVFAAFRYGLALVPWLALRAPVKPLAAALALVVAAFYLGLSGGSIATERAFIMVAVMLVAVMLGRRALSLRAVALAALVVLCLRPEAVLGPGFQMSFAATTALIAVFGWIQKVRLPLGPRWLRPVSAVVISSLVAGLATAPFAAAHFNQIAHYGLIANLLSVPLMGALVMPAAVFAVCLLPFGLEGIGLWIMGLGLDWILGVARWTAALDGARGTVVSPGIWVVPLLSLGALTVILWQGRARLLGVVPMIAALFLWMQAERPIVLIADTGGLVGVMTEQGRALSARRGSGFIALNWLENDGDAAEQEAAADRWVPKLAGPGGINITAVRGKRAAAALTGCAAGEWVVLNTAPPEEWARASGCTLLTPTTLRKTGAIALYERRGEGHSLGPRIVTAREVSGARLWSTR
- the gltX gene encoding glutamate--tRNA ligase; translation: MSQQVVTRFAPSPTGYLHIGGARTALFNWLFARARGGKFLLRIEDTDRARSTPEATQAILDGMAWMGLDHDGEVVSQFGRAGRHAEVAQQMLKAGAAYKCFATQDEIQTFRDAAKAEGRSTIYRSPWRDAAPETHPDLPHVIRIKAPRDGATIINDAVQGDVTIRNEQLDDMVLLRSDGTPVYMLAVAVDDHDMGVTHVIRGDDHLNNAARQMMIYHAMGWPLPVYAHIPLIHGPDGKKLSKRHGALGTQEYRQMGYPAAGMRNYLARLGWSHGDDEFFTDAQAQAWFDLSGIGKAAARFDFKKLENICGQHMAAMPDAALLHELQSFLDITDQPPLTAPQSALFLDGMYCLKERARTFPELIDKAQFILASRPIEPDDKAAAQLDSVSRGMLKELTPHLQNATWNRDSLEELTTQFAEDRGTKFGKMAGPLRAALAGRSATPSVFDMMLVLGQAETLGRLTDAGQQSG
- the gltA gene encoding citrate synthase, with the translated sequence MADDQKSATLNLNGKEYELPVHSPTLGPDVIDIRKLYGQAGVFTYDPGFTSTASCDSTITFIDGEKGELLHRGYPIEQLAGNSHYLEVCYLLLYGELPSAAQLEDFESRVTKHTMLHEQLHFLFRGFRRDAPPMAIMVGVVGALSAFYHDSTDVNDPWQREVASVRMIAKMPTIAAMAYKYTIGQPFIYPRNELDYASNFLRMCFAVPSEDYEVNPILSRAMDRIFTLHADHEQNASTSTVRLASSSGANPFACIAAGIACLWGPAHGGANQACLEMLREIGTVDRIPEFIARAKDKNDPFRLMGFGHRVYKNFDPRATVMKQSADEVLELMGIEDNPTLQVAKELERQALDDPYFAEKKLFPNVDFYSGIILEAMGFPTSMFTAIFAVSRTVGWISQWKEMIADPQLKIGRPRQLYVGATLRDYVDIENR
- a CDS encoding cytochrome c-type biogenesis protein is translated as MRRLVLILCLLAGPLAAVQPNEMLDDPALEARARDISKGLRCLVCQNENIDDSNASLAHDLRVLVRDRLTAGDSDAETVDFIVDRYGEYVLLEPRATGSTLALWLAGPAMLLLGAGVALAYVRRRGRAAPEDARLSEDETARLRDILKE
- a CDS encoding holin family protein, whose protein sequence is MGLIGKILTTLFGDNRNVVARTAEVFRENAEAGAARQTAERGAALSQFEGEFAAARAGWFDRFMDGVNRLPRPAMALGTMGLFVAAMVDPVWFAARMQGIALVPEPLWWLLGVIVSFYFGARHQFKGQNFQRSIVQSAARAPQIAASIEALERAHPTRPHVADTGSDADAALTVTRPEANPALQAWRGRER
- a CDS encoding enoyl-CoA hydratase-related protein, which translates into the protein MKDYATITLDIADDIAVLRLNRPDKMNALNTVMRAEITDATAFASRSARALVLTGNGRAFCAGQDLSDAGTAAALDLERVLRDEYVPMLRAIGDCPIPTIAAVNGPAAGAGANLALSADVVIAAHSAYFMQAFTRIGLMPDAGGTYWLPRQIGAAKAMGAALFAEPISAVDAARWGMIWEAVPDMDFDAHWRARAAHLAAGPTESYRHLKTAIRGSWDNSHDTQLDLEARLQGACGQTRDFKEGIVAFLDKRAAQFEGR